The genomic window GCCCGGACCAGCTGCGCTACCAGATGCGCCTGGACTACGAAGCCAACAACCCGGAGACGTCTGCTTGAGTGCGACCGTGAGTGCAACGCTTGCCGAAAAAATCCTCGCCCGTGCCTGCGGGCGTGAGGCCGTGCGCGCCGGTGAAATTCTCACCGCCAGGCTCGACCTGTTGATGATGCACGACTCCGGCGGCCCCCGCCGGGTGGCCTCGCGCCTGGAAAAACTCGGTGCCAAGGTGTGGGACCCGAACAAGGTGGTGGTGGTCTCCGATCACTTCGTACCCGCCGTGGACATGGAAAGCGCCGACATCCTCGCGCTCACCCGCAAGTGGGCGCAGGCCCAGGGCGTCACCCATTACGACATGCTCGGCATCTGCCATGTGGTACTGCAGGAACACGGCCATGTGCAGCCGGGCATGTTCTGCGTGGGTGGTGATTCGCACTCGCCCAGCGGCGGCGCCTTCGGTGCCTTCATGGTCGGCATGGGCGCCACCGACATCACCGGCGCGCTGGTCACCGGCGAAGTCTGGCTGCGTGTGCCGCAGACCACCCGCGTGCAGCTGGACGGCGTGCTCGGCGCCGGTGTCAGCGCCAAGGACGTGATGCTGATGCTGTGCGGCCAGTACGGCATGGGCAACGAAGGCCAGGTGTTCGAGTACGGCGGCAGCGCGGTGCAGGCGATGCCGATGCATGAGCGTCTGACCCTGTGCAACATGGCTGCCGAACTGGGCGCGGAAACCGGCATCGTCGAACCCGATGCGACCACGCTTGCGGCACTGGAACAGGCCGGCAAGCCCTTCCACGGTGACCTGGCGCAATGGTGCAGCGACGCCGACGCCAACTACCTGCATCACTACCGCTACGACGCCGCGCAGATCGCGCCGCACGTGGCCGCACCGCACAGCCCGGCCAATAGCCGGCCGGTGGGTGAGCACGGCAACGTGCATATCGACCAGGCCTATATCGGCGCCTGCACCGGTGCCAAGCTCACCGACCTGCGCATGGCGGCTGAGGTGTTGAAAGGCCGCAAGATCGCCAAGGGTATGCGCCTGTTGATTGCCCCGGCCTCGGTGGCGATGACCGCACAGGCGGCTGCCGAAGGCACCCTGGCCACGCTGACCGCAGCCGGTGCCATCCTGCTGCCGTCCGGCTGTGGCGCCTGCGCCGGCATGGGCGCGGGCATGCTCAGCAGCGGCGAAGTGTGCATGTCCACCACCGCGCGCAACTTCAAGGGCCGCATGGGCTCGGCCGAAGCGCAGGTCTATCTGGGCTCGCCGTACAGCGTTGCAGCGGCGGCGGTGAAGGGCGAAATCTGTGATCCGCGCGAACTGCTGGGAGAAAGCGCATGAATGTCCGTGGCAAGGCCTTCGTCTTCGGCGACCGCATCGACACCGATGTGCTGGCGCCCGGCCCCTACATGCGCGAACCGATGCGCGTGCTTGCCAGCCACTGCCTGGAAGCGGTGGATCCGGCATTCGCCAGTGAAGTGAAGCGCGGCGACATCGTGGTCGGCGGCGAGTCCTTCGGCATTGGTTCCTCGCGCGAGCAGGCGGTGCAGGCACTGGCCGAACTGGGCGTGGGCGCCATCATCGCCAAATCCTTCGCGCGCATTTTCTATCGCAATGCGCTGAACCTTGGCGTGCCGGCGCTGGTGTGTGCGAACCTTGAGGCATCGCGCGGCGATGAACTGGAAGTACGCCCGGTGGAAGGACGCATCATCAATCACACCACCGGCCGCGAATTCGACTGCGAGAAAATCCCCACCGAGCTGATGGAAATCGTCGCCGGCGGCGGCCTGATGCCCTGGCTTGAGCGCAAACTGGCCACGGAGCGCCGCACATGAAGCAAGGCATCATCCACGCCACCTTGATCGCACCGGACCTGCAGCAGGTCTGCGACGCCTATGCCGCGCAGCTGGGGCTGTTCGTGCAGCAACAAGGCACGCTGAGCGGCGAGGATGCCGCCGCGCTGGATCTGCACGATCTGGCAGGCGCGCCGTTGGCGTGGTTGGCCAACAGCGCGGGCGAGCCGGTGTTGCGGGTAATCGAGGACCCCGCTGCGGTTCTCGGTGAACCGATGTACCGCCACGGCTGGCTGTCACTGGAAGTGCTGGTCGGTGACATCGATACGCTGGCCGCCAGTTTGCAGCCGCCCTTCAAAGTGCTGGGCGCCGCCGCCAACCTGGAACTGAGCGATGCCATCCGTGCCGCGCAGGTGCTGGGCCCGTGCGGCGAGCTGCTCTACCTCACCCAGATCAAGGCACAGGTGCCGCCATTCGATCTGCCGGTGACAGATGCCAGGGTGGCCTCCACCTTCATCGGGGTGATGACCACGCCGGATCGCGATGCCTCGCAACGCGCCTGGTCGGCTTTGCTGGGCGCGAAAGGCTGGGCCTTCGACACCAAGATCACCGTACTCAACCGCGCCTATGGCATGCCACTGGAAGGCCGCTTCCCGGTCGCCGTGGTGCCGATGCCGGGGCAATGCATGGTCGAAATCGATCAGGTGGAATTGCCTCCTGCAGCCAAGGTCCGTCATGCCGGTCAGTACAGTCTTGCGATGCGTTTGCCGGCGGTGGAGGACAGCGTGCTGCGTGAGGCCGGTTGGCAGCTATGCGCTGTCGGTGAGTGCCGCAGCCTGCGTGGGCCGGCTGGGGAGCATGTGGAGTTGCTTGCTGGGTGAGTTTGGGGTTGAAGCGTAAAGCTTTAAAAGCACCCCTCCCCAACCCTCCCCTGCGCTCTGCGCAAGGGAAGGGGTAACGGCGGTACCCGTTGACCTGACACGGCGCAGCAATCAGCCCCCTCCCTTGCGCAGAGCGCAGGGGAGGGTTGGGGAGGGGTGCCTTCCGCATCAACCCCATGACCTTTGCCATGTGTAACCACCGCTACACAGGCATAGCGTCAGCGTTTGCCCCGAACGCGTGAGGTCGAGCAATGCGGATCCAGATCCTGGCAGCAACCGTCGCCGTCGTCTGCGGCATCGGCATTGCACCCAGCGCAGCGGCGCAGGTCTCGCCGATGACGCCGGACATCACCGGCAAGAAGTTCGTTGCCCCCGAACCGGCGCGCGACTTCATCAAACGCGAGGTGATGATCCCGATGCGGGACGGGGTCAAGCTCTACACCGTGATCATGATCCCCAAGGGCGCGCACAACGCGCCGATCCTGTTCACCCGCACGCCCTACAACGCGGCCGGCCGGGTGGATCGCACGCCGGGCGCGACACGCCTGGTCGACGCGCTCGCCCAGGGCGATACGGTATTCGCCGAAGACGGCTATATCCGCGTGTTCCAGGACGTGCGCGGCAAGTACGGCTCCGAAGGCGACTACGTGATGACGCGGCCGCCGCGCGGTCCGCTCAACCCGGGCAAGATCGATCACAGCACTGACGCCTGGGACAGCATCGATTGGCTGGTCAAGCACCTGCCCGAGTCCAACGGCAAGGTCGGCATGCTCGGCTCGTCCTACGAAGGCTTCACCGTGGTGATGGCCCTGCTAGATCCCCACCCGGCATTGAAAGTGGCCGCGCCGGAAAGCCCGATGATCGATGGCTGGATGGGCGATGACTGGTTCCAGCACGGCGCCTATCGGCAGGTGAATCTTGGCTACTTCACCGGCCAGATGACCGCACGCGGTGCCGGTGCGAAAATGGCCATGCCCGGCGCCGATGACTACAGCAGCTTCCTGCAGGCTGGCTCGGTCGGCGCGTTTGCGAAGGCGCAGGGACTGGAACAGATACCGGCCTGGCACAAGGTCAGCGAGCACCCGGCCTATGACGCGTTCTGGCAGCAGCAGGCGTTGGACAAGCTCTTGGCCAAGCTGCCCGAAATCACGGTACCCACCATGTGGGAACAGGGCGCGTGGGATCAGGAAGACATCTACGGCGCACATACCGCCTGGGCCGCGCTGGAACCCAAGGACCACGACAACACCCGCAACTTTCTGGTGATCGGCCCGTGGCGGCACAGCGGTGCCAATTACAACGGCAGCTCGCTCGGCGCGCTGGACTTCAACGGTGATACCGCGCTGCAGTGGCGCCGCGATGTGCTCAAGCCGTTCTTCGACCAGTACCTCAAGGACGGTGCGCCAACCGCCAACACACCACCGGTCTGGGTCTATGACGCCGGCGAGAACCGCTGGAACACCTACACCACCTGGCCGCAGAGCTGCAGCAACGCCTGCGGCGCCAGCGCACGCCGCCTGTACTTGAACGCCGACGCGCAGTTGGCTTTTGACAGCAGCGGCGGCGAAGCACAGTACGCCGAATACGTCTCCGACCCGGCCAAGCCGGTGCCGTTCGTGCCGCGCCCGGTGAACATGGGCGACCGCGACGTATGGACCACGTGGCTGGTGCGCGACCAGCGTTTCGTCGATGGCCGCACCGATGTACTCACTTACACCGGGCCGGTGTTGGACAAACCGATGAAACTCGCCGGCATGCCGCAGGTGCAGCTCAATGCCTCCACCTCCGGCACCGACAGCGACTGGGTGGTCAAACTTATCGATGTCTACCCCGATCAGTATCCCGACAACCCGAAGCTGGCCGGCTATCAGTTGCCACTGGCGATCACGATCTTCCGTGGCCGTTACCGCGACAGCTTCAGCCAGCCCGCACCGCTCAGCGCCAATGCGGTGCAGTCCTACCAGTTCGATCTTCCCAACGTGAACCAGACTCTGCAACCCGGCCACCGCTTGATGGTGCAGGTGCAGTCCAGCCTGTTCCCGCTGTACGACCGCAACCCGCAGCAGTACGTCGACAACATCTTCTTTGCCCAACCCGGCGACTACCGCAAGGCCACGCAGCGCATCTGGAACACCCCAGAACATCCGAGCTTCATCACCCTGCCCGTTGTTGAATGATACGGTTGCAGGCGTGCTTCGCATTGCCGATGCCGGTGCAAGCACACCGCGCACGTGGATCACTTCTTCGTGCGCTATGCGTCAACCCACGCGCATCGGCAGTTGATTCACTGCTGATGCTTCACTGTCGGACCATTGCCGCCGGGCAGCAATACTGAACCGGGCGTCACGCACAGCACACACACGTTTGCTTGGCGTTTCGGAAGTGCGTGCTATAGCAGTAGCTGGCACTATCGCCTGCAATGCACAGGAGCGTGTATGAAGCGCAGAAGGTTCAGCCAGCGCAGCATCATCCTGATCGGCATCGCCGTCATCGTCTTGGTCATCACGCTGTCCATCGCGCCTTGGTAATTGTTCCCTGGTAGCTCTTCAACGCTGGCTGGCCCAGCGTGCTACGCCGCACACCAAGGTGCGGCGCCAACCCAATGAGCGCCAATGCGCAGTTCTGCGCATTCAGTCATTGCCGCTCATCCTGCTCCCCGCTATAGCTGCAACAGCCAGATGCGGGGGGATCGCATACCGGAGCATGTAAATGCACAACGTTCAATTTTTTCTGGAAGGCCCTGGCCGTCAACGACGCCCGGTGACGCTGCTGGCAACAGAGTCTAAAAGCGTGCCCAAGGGCAGCAACGATGGGCGTCGCGTGGCCACCATCGGCCTGGTTGATGTCTGCTTCCATACGATGATCGATGCGCAGGGCAACATCGCCCAGCAGATCGACTTCGATGGCTACCGTTTCAAGTTCAGGGATTCCAACCTGCCGTGGGACCTGATGATCGCCTGAGTTGTTTGAGCTGCGCTGATTCCGGCAGATGCCCCCTGCGTCAGCGTCCGCTCTACCCCACTGCAAGCTGTACGCGTTACGCCACGTTTGCATTTCGTGCACCTGCTCGTCACTCCCTGCAGGCACCGCCTTAATCGCCATCCATGCATTCTGCAGGTGGAGCATCGTTGCTCCCTCAGGAGATGCGCCATGGATACCCGCAATATGAAGAAGCTGCTGTTCGCCGGCATGATCGCCGTGGGTTGCGCAGGTACTGCGCTCACCGTGCAGGCTGCCGGTCAGCAGGCCATGCAAGGCCATGAATCCGAGCAACCCGGCACCGACACCTGGATCACCACCAAGGTGAAAGCCGAGCTGCTGACCACCAAGGATGTCTCGGGAATGGAAATCAAGGTCGAAACCGTCAATGGTGTTGTCAGCCTCAGTGGCACGGTTGCCACCAAGGTCGAAGCTGACCGCGCCATCGCTGCCGCCAAGGGCATCAAGGGCGTAACCAGCGTCGACAGTTCACAGCTGAAGGTGGCCGGCGCACATCATTGATCATGCGCTGATGCAGCAACCTGTGTGCATGCCTGGCATGCAACACGGATGAAGAAGGCGGCACCTCACGGTGCCGCCTTCTTTTTCTCTACCGGTTTTTCGCCAGGTGCTTTCTTGTCCGGCGGCTTGCAAGGTGTATCGGGAGCGGGTTGATGTGGCGGTGGATCCTGCACCGGCACGGTTGACGATGCATCGCCGGCCCAGATGCCACGCCACGGCTCAACCCCACCGAAAACCGAGACCCGCGCCGGGGTCACTCTTCTTCTTCGTTGTCGCGCTGCGGGGCCTTCTTCTCGCGACCGGGTTGTTCGCGGTCGGGCTGATCGGGTTTGCCCGGCTGTTGCTGCGCGTGGCGTTGCGGGTTGCTGCGGGGATCCTGAACGTCGCTGCGCTGTGGCGTGTTGTGTTGGGTGGACATCGAACTTGCCTCGCATTTGGCGGCAGGGGCGCCGCACGCACAGACTCGCCCCGGCCCCGTTAGTGCGGGGTCCTTAATTCGTTTTTCCGCGCATGATCCTGATGAACAGGCCAATGCGTTCAGCGCCGCTTGCTGTTGGCACGGCGCACACAGCAGCGTGCGCGGCGATGCTGCTGGCCAGCGCGTTCGGGCCGCGCGATCACGCAGTGCTTTGCGCTGATACCCGCTTCATCGTCTGAACAGAGCAGGCGTGCGCGGACGCCAGCGCGAACTCACCACTGGCCCGCAGCGGTGAGCAACAGGCTGTTGCGCGCGTGCCAGGCGTGCAGCTCGGCGGACACCAGCCCATCGATGGGCAGTTGCAACGCGGCGTAGGCATCCAGCCCGTCGCGCAGGCGCAGCAGCCCCGGGTGTGCGGTGGCGGCCGGCCAGGTTGCCGGCGCACCGAAGCCGCTGCTCGCGGCCTGTTCCGCACTGGCCAGCAGCTCTGCCTGGCGGGCAAGCCGCTCGCGCACCCACACCTGCAACGAAGGGTGCACCGTGAAGCCCTCCAGCTGCAGCGCATCGCGCAACTGGCTCAATTCACCCAAGGCACCGCGCAGCCATTCTGTGTGTCCGCCGGCGCGTGCAGGCACCGTCAGTGGCGCCGGTGCCGCATGCGCGCGCAATTGCCGCTTCCAGCGTGTTTCCCAGCTGCGCGCCTCCTGCTCGGTTTCGGCCTCCACCAACCACCCCAACGGCAGATCGAACAGCGAGTAATAGCGCGATGAGAACGCCTGCAGCCGCGTCATTGGATCGGTGGCGATGCCGAGCTTTGCGTAGTCTTCGCCGGCGCAGGGAAACACATACAGATATGTGCGCCCGCGCAGCCGCCTGCCACCATTGCCCAGCGCCACTATCCGCCGCGCGCCGGCCATTGCTAGCGCGCAGCCGCCTTGCGCGCGGTTTTTGCGGGCTTGCCGGCAGTTGCCGCCTTGCTGGCCTTCTTGGCTACCTTGGCTGCCTTGGCTTTCTTTGCCGGTGCACGTTTGCGCGCGGGGGTACGTTTGTTCTCGTCCAGACTCTTCTGCAGCAGCGACATGAAGTCGACCACATTGGTGGTGGCATCCTCCGGCTCGGGCGCCTGCTCGTCGATGATGCGGGTGGTGGCGCCCTTGGCTTTCAGGCGCTTGCGGATGATCGCCTGCAGCCGTTTGCGGAACTCGTCTTCATAGCTTTCCGGCTGCCACGGCGTGGCCATGGATTCGATCAGGCTGGCCGCCATCTCGGTTTCGCGGCTGCTGATGCGGTAATCGGAAGCCTTGCCGCTGGGCAGCTTGTATTCGGAAGGGTCCACCAGTTCCTGCGGGTAGCGCAGCATCAGCAATACCAGCGCGTCGCCTTCGGCGGCAACAGCGCACAGGTATTCGCGGGTGCGGATGACAACCCGCGCCACCCCCACCTTGCCGGTTTTCTTCAACGTCTCGCGCAGCAGCACATAGCCTTTTTCGGCCTTCTTGCCCGGCACCAGCACATAGGGTTTCTCATAGAAGCGCAGGCCGATGGCATCGCGATCAACGAATGCCTCGACGTCGATGGACTCGTGGGTCTGCGGTGCGGCCGAGGCGATGTCCTCCTTCTCCACCACCACATAGCTGCCCTTGTCGTACTCGAAGGCCTTGATGATGTCCTTCCACGGCACCTCTTCGCCGGTCTCGGCATTGACCCGCTCGAAGCGGATCGGCTTCTTGTCGCGCGAGTCGAGCATGCGGAAGCTGATGTCCACCTTGCGTTCGCCGCTCATCAGCGATACCGGCACGTTCAGCAGGCCGAAGGAAAGGGTGCCACTCCAGATGGGACGGGCCATGGTGTCGACCATAGGTGGGAACTGATGCAACGCTCGCCGGGCAGCGCGAAAACCTGCGTGAAGAAAGCACCACGCGTATTCACACTGAGGGGAACGCCCCGGCCACGCGCGCGGCTTCGCGGGTGCGGCCGGTGAGCGCCTTGTCGATGACCAGCAACGCATGCTGTTTGCGGCGCGGGGGATGGCCGTCACCCAGTCGCTCGGCAACCAGCCGCCTTCGTGCCGGTCCCGAACGCCTGTCTGCTACCAAGGGCGCTGGCGGGTCAACGTCTTGCCCCGCTGCTCTGGGAAAACCTGGCATGCGGCGGCGCGCCGACTGCATCATGGGCATGGCGCTGCTGGCCAGTGCGGCCCTTCTTCTGATTTGAATCACGCAAAAGGAAAACCCGATGTCCCTCGATGCTCGTCCCATACATGTGCTTGCCTTCGCTGGCAGCCTGCGCCGCAACAGCTACAACCGCCACCTGCTGGAAACCGCTGCCCTCGCCGTCCCGGAGGGCATCCAGCTGACGGTGTACGACAGCATCGCCGACGTGCCATTGTTCGACGAGGACCTGGAGGCGGAAAACCCGGCCGGTCCGGACGGCGTGCGCCGCCTGCGTGCCGCAGTCGCGGCCGCCGACGCGGTGCTGATCGCCACGCCCGAATACAACCAATCACTGCCCGGCGTGCTGAAGAACACCATTGACTGGCTGTCGCGCAAAACACCCGATGGCCAGGAAGTGCTGGCCGGCAAGCCGGTCGCCATCATCGGTGCCACTCCCGGCCCGTGGGGCACGCGCCTGGCCCAGGCGCAGCTGCGCCAGGCACTTGTGGCCACCGGCTCGCTGGTGATGACGGCACCGATGCTGTTCGTTCGTGATGCCGCACGCGTCTTCGACGCGGACAGCGGCCACTATGACGCGGCAACCCAGAAACGACTCACGGCCGTACTTCACTCCCTGCAACGCTGGTCCCGGCAGCAACTCGCCAGCCTCGACTAAGCGCGTGGCGCCCAGGCCGCCCTGCGCGTTTGGGCGAACACAGCAGCTGCACGGCGGCGGCCAGCATCAGCACCCTGTCGTTGTCGTTCATCGCCTGTGCGATCCGGCCGTTATCCGCTGTGTTCACTGTTCAACTCCTTTGATTCAAATGGGAAGTGCAAGCACCTCGCGATGCCTGCCAACTGCGTCTGGAAGTACGGTGCCGGGTTCATGCCGCCATCAGCCGCGCAACGCGCGCAGCCCTTCAAACAACGGTCAACGCCGCGCGCGATCCGCATACCGCTGTCGGTATGCCTTGGCGATTCACGCCATAACG from Stenotrophomonas nitritireducens includes these protein-coding regions:
- a CDS encoding 3-isopropylmalate dehydratase large subunit, whose amino-acid sequence is MSATLAEKILARACGREAVRAGEILTARLDLLMMHDSGGPRRVASRLEKLGAKVWDPNKVVVVSDHFVPAVDMESADILALTRKWAQAQGVTHYDMLGICHVVLQEHGHVQPGMFCVGGDSHSPSGGAFGAFMVGMGATDITGALVTGEVWLRVPQTTRVQLDGVLGAGVSAKDVMLMLCGQYGMGNEGQVFEYGGSAVQAMPMHERLTLCNMAAELGAETGIVEPDATTLAALEQAGKPFHGDLAQWCSDADANYLHHYRYDAAQIAPHVAAPHSPANSRPVGEHGNVHIDQAYIGACTGAKLTDLRMAAEVLKGRKIAKGMRLLIAPASVAMTAQAAAEGTLATLTAAGAILLPSGCGACAGMGAGMLSSGEVCMSTTARNFKGRMGSAEAQVYLGSPYSVAAAAVKGEICDPRELLGESA
- a CDS encoding 3-isopropylmalate dehydratase, producing MNVRGKAFVFGDRIDTDVLAPGPYMREPMRVLASHCLEAVDPAFASEVKRGDIVVGGESFGIGSSREQAVQALAELGVGAIIAKSFARIFYRNALNLGVPALVCANLEASRGDELEVRPVEGRIINHTTGREFDCEKIPTELMEIVAGGGLMPWLERKLATERRT
- a CDS encoding CocE/NonD family hydrolase encodes the protein MRIQILAATVAVVCGIGIAPSAAAQVSPMTPDITGKKFVAPEPARDFIKREVMIPMRDGVKLYTVIMIPKGAHNAPILFTRTPYNAAGRVDRTPGATRLVDALAQGDTVFAEDGYIRVFQDVRGKYGSEGDYVMTRPPRGPLNPGKIDHSTDAWDSIDWLVKHLPESNGKVGMLGSSYEGFTVVMALLDPHPALKVAAPESPMIDGWMGDDWFQHGAYRQVNLGYFTGQMTARGAGAKMAMPGADDYSSFLQAGSVGAFAKAQGLEQIPAWHKVSEHPAYDAFWQQQALDKLLAKLPEITVPTMWEQGAWDQEDIYGAHTAWAALEPKDHDNTRNFLVIGPWRHSGANYNGSSLGALDFNGDTALQWRRDVLKPFFDQYLKDGAPTANTPPVWVYDAGENRWNTYTTWPQSCSNACGASARRLYLNADAQLAFDSSGGEAQYAEYVSDPAKPVPFVPRPVNMGDRDVWTTWLVRDQRFVDGRTDVLTYTGPVLDKPMKLAGMPQVQLNASTSGTDSDWVVKLIDVYPDQYPDNPKLAGYQLPLAITIFRGRYRDSFSQPAPLSANAVQSYQFDLPNVNQTLQPGHRLMVQVQSSLFPLYDRNPQQYVDNIFFAQPGDYRKATQRIWNTPEHPSFITLPVVE
- a CDS encoding BON domain-containing protein; the protein is MDTRNMKKLLFAGMIAVGCAGTALTVQAAGQQAMQGHESEQPGTDTWITTKVKAELLTTKDVSGMEIKVETVNGVVSLSGTVATKVEADRAIAAAKGIKGVTSVDSSQLKVAGAHH
- a CDS encoding Ku protein, yielding MARPIWSGTLSFGLLNVPVSLMSGERKVDISFRMLDSRDKKPIRFERVNAETGEEVPWKDIIKAFEYDKGSYVVVEKEDIASAAPQTHESIDVEAFVDRDAIGLRFYEKPYVLVPGKKAEKGYVLLRETLKKTGKVGVARVVIRTREYLCAVAAEGDALVLLMLRYPQELVDPSEYKLPSGKASDYRISSRETEMAASLIESMATPWQPESYEDEFRKRLQAIIRKRLKAKGATTRIIDEQAPEPEDATTNVVDFMSLLQKSLDENKRTPARKRAPAKKAKAAKVAKKASKAATAGKPAKTARKAAAR
- a CDS encoding NADPH-dependent FMN reductase, whose protein sequence is MSLDARPIHVLAFAGSLRRNSYNRHLLETAALAVPEGIQLTVYDSIADVPLFDEDLEAENPAGPDGVRRLRAAVAAADAVLIATPEYNQSLPGVLKNTIDWLSRKTPDGQEVLAGKPVAIIGATPGPWGTRLAQAQLRQALVATGSLVMTAPMLFVRDAARVFDADSGHYDAATQKRLTAVLHSLQRWSRQQLASLD